Part of the Micromonospora inyonensis genome, GATCCCGATCCTGGTGGTCTACAACATCCCCAACCGCGACTGCAGCGGCGCCAGCGGTGGCGGAGCGCCCACCCACGCCGCCTACCGGCAGTGGGTCGACCAGGTCGCCGCCGGGCTGGCCGGCCGGCCACCATCGTCCTGGAACCGGACATCCTGCCGTTGATGACGACCTGCCAGAACGCCGGCCAGCAGGCCGAGACGAAGGCGTCGATGGCGTACGCCGGCAAGCGGCTCAAGGCCGCCTCGGCCCAGGCGCGGGTGTACTTCGACGCCGGGCACTCCGCCTGGCTCCCGCCCGCCGACATCGCTGCCCGCCTGGTCGGGGCGGAGATCGCGACCAGCGCGGACGGCATCTCGGTCAACGTGTCGAACTACCGCACCACGGCCGAGGCCGTCCCGTACGCCAAGCAGGTGATCGCCGCCACCGGGGTCCCCGGGCTCAGGGCCGTCGTCGACACCAGCCGAAACGGCAACGGGCCGGCCGGTTCCCAGTGGTGCGACCCGCCCGGACGGGCCATCGGGACGCCGAGCACCACCGACACCGGCGACCCGCTATCGCCGCCTTCCTCTGGGTGAAGCTGCCCGGTGAGGCGGACGGCTGCATCGCCGGGGCCGGGCAGTTCGTCCCCCAGTGGGCGTACGAGCTGGCCATGGCGGCCGGCCCGACCACGCCCCCGGCGACCACCGCGCCGCCGACCACTCCCCCGGCCACCACTCCCCCGCCGACGACCCCGCCGCCAGGAGGTGGTTGCACCGCCACGATCGCCCCGAACGCCTGGGCGGGCGGTTTCACCGCCGAGGTCCGGGTGACCAACCGTGGCGCCGCGCTGACCGGGTGGACGCTCACTCTCACCGTCGCCGACGGCGTCCGGCTGACCAACGGCTGGAACGGCGAGTGGAGCCAGTCCGGCAACCGGCTCACCGTCCGCAACGTCTCCTGGAACGGCACCGTGCCCACCGGCGGAACAGTGGCCGTCGGATTCCAGGGCACCTTCGCCGGCGCCACCCTCCCCGCCTTCGGGGGGGTCACCCTCGACGGCACCGCCTGCACGACCTGACCCACCCGGGCCCCCGGCCGGGGCGACACACCGGCGCAGACCGCGCTGTGCGCGCCGGTGCGCGCACGGCCCGGGGCCGCCCCGCGGCCAGGCCCAGCGGTCCACCAGCCAGAACGAGCGGACGGCGGAGCCCCGCCGGGCGACCGCCGGCGCGACCCGGGCGAACGACGCCCGGTCGGCCCATGGGGCATTCGCCGCCCGGCCGGGACGGTTGCGCCGCCGCGTCCCGGCCCGTTCGGCGGGCCGTCGGCGGCCATGACCCGACCGGGGTTACCGCTCGCCGGGGGCGGGAACGCGGAAGGTCGACCGAAGGAGGCAGCTCATGACCAGATCCTCGGCTCCGACCGCTGCCGGGCAGCCCGGGACGGCAGGCGCTGGCACGATGCCGTCCGGTCCCACCGGCCAGCCGATCCCGCTCGACGACGGCCGTGGCCCGCAGAGCGGCCGTCCCACCGTGACCATCGGGTCGTATCCGGACTATCCGTCGGCCCAGCGGGTGGTGGACCACCTGGCGGACAACCGGTTCCCGGTGGAACAGACCGCGATCGTGGGCACCAACCTGACCCTGGTGGAGACCGTGCTCGGCCGGATGAACACCGGCCGGGCGGCGCTGGCCGGTGCCGGTACGGGTGCCTGGTTCGGTCTCTTCATCGGCCTGTTGTTCGGCATCTTCACCGCCGGCAACTGGGTCGCGGTCATCCTGGTCGGGTTGGTGGTCGGCGCCGTCTGGGGTGCCGTCTTCGGGGCGATCGCCCACAGCATGACCGGCGGGCGTCGCGACTTCACCTCCGCCAGCTCGCTGCGGGCCGGCCAGTACGCGGTGATCGTCGACGCCCAGTTGGCCGACCGGGCGCAGGAACTGCTCGGCCGGATGCACCTGACGCCGACCCGGCGTACCGGCGGGTGACCGGGGCCGGGACACGGCCGCCGGGCGGCCAGGCGACGGAGCCGGTGGGGCACGGTCCCCGCCGGCTCCGGTC contains:
- a CDS encoding cellulose binding domain-containing protein, translated to MKLPGEADGCIAGAGQFVPQWAYELAMAAGPTTPPATTAPPTTPPATTPPPTTPPPGGGCTATIAPNAWAGGFTAEVRVTNRGAALTGWTLTLTVADGVRLTNGWNGEWSQSGNRLTVRNVSWNGTVPTGGTVAVGFQGTFAGATLPAFGGVTLDGTACTT
- a CDS encoding general stress protein, whose product is MPSGPTGQPIPLDDGRGPQSGRPTVTIGSYPDYPSAQRVVDHLADNRFPVEQTAIVGTNLTLVETVLGRMNTGRAALAGAGTGAWFGLFIGLLFGIFTAGNWVAVILVGLVVGAVWGAVFGAIAHSMTGGRRDFTSASSLRAGQYAVIVDAQLADRAQELLGRMHLTPTRRTGG